From one Streptomyces chromofuscus genomic stretch:
- a CDS encoding potassium channel family protein: MHIVIMGCGRVGSALAQTLEQQGHTVAVIDQDPTAFRRLGSSFGGRRVTGVGFDQDTLREAGIEEAGAFAAVSSGDNSNIIAARVAREMFGVENVAARIYDPRRAEVYQRLGIPTVATVRWTADQMLRRLLPSGSEPLWRDPTGGVQLAEVHASSAWVGHKISKLQEETGVRVAFLTRLGEAILPTSQTVLQEGDLVHVMMRSDDVEKVEASFAEGPEREGGH, translated from the coding sequence GTGCACATCGTCATCATGGGCTGCGGCAGAGTGGGCTCCGCTCTCGCCCAGACCCTGGAGCAACAGGGGCACACGGTCGCCGTGATCGACCAGGACCCCACCGCCTTCCGACGACTGGGCTCCTCGTTCGGTGGCCGCAGGGTCACCGGTGTCGGCTTCGACCAGGACACCCTGCGCGAGGCGGGCATCGAGGAGGCCGGCGCCTTCGCCGCGGTCTCCAGCGGCGACAACTCCAACATCATCGCGGCCCGCGTGGCCCGCGAGATGTTCGGCGTGGAGAACGTCGCGGCCCGCATCTACGACCCCCGCCGCGCCGAGGTCTACCAGCGCCTCGGCATTCCGACGGTCGCCACGGTCCGCTGGACCGCCGACCAGATGCTGCGCCGGCTGCTGCCGTCCGGCTCCGAGCCGCTGTGGCGCGACCCCACCGGCGGCGTCCAGCTCGCCGAGGTGCACGCCTCCAGCGCCTGGGTCGGGCACAAGATCAGCAAGCTCCAGGAGGAGACGGGCGTCCGCGTGGCGTTCCTCACCCGGCTCGGCGAGGCGATCCTGCCCACGTCGCAGACGGTGCTGCAGGAGGGCGACCTGGTGCACGTCATGATGCGCAGCGACGATGTCGAGAAGGTCGAGGCGTCGTTCGCCGAGGGACCCGAGAGGGAGGGCGGTCACTGA
- a CDS encoding class I SAM-dependent RNA methyltransferase, whose amino-acid sequence MQAEPKKPQVGSLVGEEYEVEVGPVAHGGHCIARTESGQVLFVRHALPGERVVARVTEGEEGARFLRADAVEVLSASKDRIEAPCPYAGPGRCGGCDWQHAKPGAQRRLKGEVVAEQLRRLAGLTPEEAGWDGTVMPAEGDKLPAGQVPQWRTRVQYAVDGSGRAGLRRHRSHEVEPIDHCMIAAEGVSELGIEKREWPGMASIEAIAATGSQDRQVILTPRPGARLPIVELDRPVSVMRVEEKDGGVHRVHGRPFVRERADGRTYRVGAGGFWQVHPKAADTLVTAVMQGLLPRKGDMALDLYCGVGLFAGALADRVGEQGAVLGIESGKRAVEDARHNLAEFPRVRIEQGRVETVLPRTGITEVDLVVLDPPRAGAGRKTVEHLASLGARRIAYVACDPAALARDLGYFRDGGYRVRMLRVFDLFPMTHHVECVAILEPAAKGL is encoded by the coding sequence ATGCAGGCAGAACCGAAGAAACCGCAGGTGGGGTCGCTCGTCGGGGAGGAGTACGAGGTCGAGGTCGGCCCCGTCGCCCACGGCGGGCACTGCATCGCGCGCACCGAGTCGGGGCAGGTGCTGTTCGTCCGGCACGCGCTGCCCGGAGAGCGGGTCGTCGCCCGTGTGACCGAGGGCGAGGAAGGCGCTCGGTTCCTGCGTGCCGACGCGGTCGAGGTGCTGTCGGCGTCCAAGGACCGCATCGAGGCGCCCTGCCCCTACGCCGGACCAGGCCGGTGCGGTGGCTGCGACTGGCAGCACGCCAAGCCGGGGGCGCAGCGGCGGCTGAAGGGCGAGGTCGTCGCCGAGCAGTTGCGGCGGCTCGCCGGGCTCACTCCGGAGGAGGCGGGCTGGGACGGCACGGTGATGCCGGCCGAGGGCGACAAGCTGCCCGCGGGGCAGGTGCCGCAGTGGCGGACGCGGGTGCAGTACGCGGTGGACGGCTCCGGGCGTGCGGGGCTGCGGCGGCACCGCTCGCACGAGGTCGAGCCGATCGACCACTGCATGATCGCGGCCGAGGGCGTCAGTGAGCTGGGCATCGAGAAGCGCGAGTGGCCCGGGATGGCGTCGATCGAGGCGATCGCTGCGACGGGGTCGCAGGACCGGCAGGTGATCCTGACGCCGCGGCCCGGGGCGCGGTTGCCGATCGTGGAGCTGGACCGGCCGGTGTCGGTGATGCGGGTCGAGGAGAAGGACGGAGGCGTGCACCGGGTCCACGGGCGCCCCTTCGTCCGCGAGCGCGCGGACGGGCGCACGTACCGGGTGGGGGCCGGAGGCTTCTGGCAGGTCCACCCGAAGGCGGCGGACACCCTGGTGACGGCGGTCATGCAGGGCCTGCTGCCGCGCAAGGGCGACATGGCGCTCGACCTGTACTGCGGCGTCGGCCTGTTCGCGGGCGCGCTCGCCGACCGGGTGGGGGAGCAGGGCGCGGTCCTCGGCATCGAGTCCGGCAAGCGGGCGGTGGAGGACGCGCGGCACAACCTCGCGGAGTTCCCGCGCGTGCGGATCGAGCAGGGCCGGGTCGAGACGGTCCTGCCGCGCACGGGCATCACGGAGGTCGACCTCGTGGTCCTGGACCCGCCGCGGGCGGGGGCGGGCCGCAAGACGGTAGAGCATCTGGCGTCACTGGGGGCCCGGCGGATCGCCTATGTGGCATGCGATCCGGCGGCGTTGGCCCGGGACCTGGGGTACTTCCGGGACGGGGGGTATCGGGTGCGGATGCTGCGGGTGTTCGACCTGTTTCCGATGACGCATCACGTGGAGTGCGTGGCGATTCTGGAGCCTGCTGCAAAGGGGCTCTGA
- a CDS encoding APC family permease — MSKLTDVPKRILIGRALRSDRLGETLLPKRVALPVFASDPLSSVAYAPGEVLLVLSIAGVSAYHFSPWIAAAVVVLMFTVVASYRQNVHAYPSGGGDYEVATTNLGPKAGLTVASALLVDYVLTVAVSISSGIENLGSAIPFVVEHKVFCATAVIVLLTLMNLRGVKESGKLFAIPTYVFVAGVFIMIAWGSFRGLVLDDTMRAPTADYQIKAEHQGLAGFALVFLLLRAFSSGCAALTGVEAISNGVPAFRKPKSRNAATTLALMGLLAVTMFCGIIGLAMASNVRMAENPAHDLLDNGVPVGSDYVQNPVISQVAEAVFGRGSFLFIVLAAATALVLFLAANTAYNGFPVLGSILAQDRYLPRQLHTRGDRLAFSNGIVLLAGAAALLVWVYEADSTRLIQLYIVGVFVSFTLSQTGMVRHWNRHLATETDLAKRRHMNRSRAINAFGAFFTALVLVVVLVTKFSHGAWVALLGMVIFYVTMTAIRRHYDHVSKELAAPEGPSDDSVRPSRVHSVVLISKIHRPALRALAYAKLLRSDTLEALSVNVDPADTKALRDEWERRGIDVPLKVLDSPYREVTRPVIEYVKSLRKESPRDVVSVIIPEYVVGHWYEQLLHNQSALRLKGRLLFTPGVMVTSVPYQLASSEVAKKRARKRQDWNAPGAVRRGPAQERPKEPSGRD; from the coding sequence GTGTCCAAACTGACCGACGTGCCCAAACGGATCCTGATCGGGCGTGCACTGCGCAGTGACCGGCTGGGCGAAACGCTCCTGCCCAAACGCGTCGCACTCCCCGTCTTCGCCTCCGACCCGCTCTCCTCCGTGGCGTACGCGCCCGGCGAGGTGCTGCTGGTCCTGTCCATCGCGGGTGTGTCGGCCTACCACTTCAGCCCCTGGATCGCCGCCGCGGTCGTCGTGCTGATGTTCACGGTCGTCGCTTCCTACCGGCAGAACGTGCACGCCTATCCGAGCGGCGGCGGCGACTACGAGGTCGCGACGACCAACCTCGGCCCCAAGGCCGGCCTCACCGTCGCCAGTGCCCTGCTCGTCGACTACGTCCTGACCGTCGCCGTCTCGATCTCGTCCGGCATCGAGAACCTCGGCTCGGCGATCCCGTTCGTCGTCGAGCACAAGGTGTTCTGCGCGACGGCCGTGATCGTGCTGCTGACCCTGATGAACCTGCGCGGGGTCAAGGAGTCGGGCAAGCTGTTCGCGATTCCGACGTACGTCTTCGTCGCGGGCGTCTTCATCATGATCGCCTGGGGTTCCTTCCGCGGTCTCGTGCTGGACGACACCATGCGGGCGCCGACGGCCGACTACCAGATCAAGGCCGAGCACCAGGGCCTCGCGGGCTTCGCGCTGGTCTTCCTGCTGCTGCGGGCCTTCTCCTCCGGCTGTGCCGCGCTCACCGGCGTCGAGGCGATCTCCAACGGCGTCCCGGCCTTCCGCAAGCCCAAGTCGCGGAACGCGGCGACCACGCTGGCGCTGATGGGCCTGCTGGCCGTCACGATGTTCTGCGGCATCATCGGCCTCGCCATGGCCTCCAACGTGCGGATGGCCGAGAACCCGGCCCACGACCTGCTCGACAACGGTGTCCCGGTCGGCTCCGACTACGTCCAGAACCCGGTGATCTCGCAGGTCGCCGAGGCGGTCTTCGGCCGGGGCAGCTTCCTGTTCATCGTGCTGGCCGCGGCCACCGCGCTGGTGCTGTTCCTCGCCGCGAACACGGCGTACAACGGCTTCCCGGTGCTCGGCTCGATCCTCGCCCAGGACCGCTACCTCCCGCGCCAGCTGCACACGCGCGGCGACCGCCTCGCCTTCTCCAACGGCATCGTGCTGCTGGCCGGCGCGGCCGCGCTGCTGGTGTGGGTCTACGAAGCCGACTCCACCCGCCTGATCCAGCTCTACATCGTCGGGGTGTTCGTCTCCTTCACGCTCAGCCAGACCGGCATGGTCCGGCACTGGAACCGCCACCTGGCCACGGAGACCGACCTCGCCAAGCGCCGGCACATGAACCGCTCCCGCGCGATCAACGCCTTCGGTGCCTTCTTCACCGCCTTGGTGCTGGTCGTCGTCCTGGTCACCAAGTTCAGCCACGGCGCCTGGGTCGCGCTGCTCGGCATGGTGATCTTCTACGTGACGATGACCGCGATCCGCCGCCACTACGACCACGTGTCCAAGGAGCTCGCCGCCCCCGAGGGGCCGAGCGACGACAGTGTCCGCCCGTCGCGGGTCCACTCGGTGGTCCTGATCTCCAAGATCCACCGTCCGGCGCTGCGCGCCCTGGCCTACGCCAAGCTGCTGCGCTCGGACACCCTCGAGGCGCTCAGCGTCAATGTCGACCCGGCCGACACCAAGGCGCTGCGCGACGAGTGGGAGCGCCGCGGGATAGACGTACCGCTGAAGGTGCTGGACTCGCCGTACCGGGAGGTCACGCGGCCGGTCATCGAGTACGTCAAGAGCCTGCGCAAGGAGTCGCCGCGCGACGTCGTCTCGGTGATCATCCCCGAGTACGTCGTCGGCCACTGGTACGAGCAGCTGCTGCACAACCAGAGCGCGCTGCGGCTCAAGGGGCGGCTGCTGTTCACGCCGGGTGTGATGGTGACGTCCGTGCCCTACCAGCTGGCGTCGTCGGAGGTCGCGAAGAAGCGGGCCCGCAAGCGGCAGGACTGGAACGCGCCGGGTGCCGTGCGGCGCGGGCCGGCGCAGGAGCGGCCGAAGGAGCCGAGCGGCCGGGACTGA
- a CDS encoding helix-turn-helix domain-containing protein, whose product MSSGDPKELGTFLKARRAELNPLQVGLPDTGPQRRVAGLRREEVAQLAAISTDYYTRVEQGRMQASVPVLEAIVRALRLTDDQRTYLFELAGRPPIEAPAPPDRTVTPHTRRLLDQLTESPALVLSDTMDVLAWNRLAAALLTDFGQVPEEDRNYVWLLFNDPVLRALYDDWETGAHACVAYLRMHTARRPDDPRLLRLLERMAHHADFQNWWQTREVAVQGAGNKVFHHPVAGTLVLDWDTLTSSTSPRQHVVIWTAESGSPSEKGLRRLATAAADKQRTGLPTCRP is encoded by the coding sequence ATGAGCAGTGGCGACCCGAAAGAACTGGGCACATTCCTCAAGGCGCGCCGGGCCGAGCTGAATCCCCTCCAGGTAGGGCTGCCGGACACCGGACCTCAGCGGAGGGTGGCGGGCCTGCGCCGCGAGGAGGTCGCCCAGCTGGCCGCCATCAGCACCGACTACTACACGCGCGTCGAACAGGGCCGCATGCAAGCATCCGTCCCCGTCCTGGAGGCAATCGTCCGGGCCCTGCGCCTCACCGACGACCAGCGCACCTACCTGTTCGAGCTTGCCGGCCGTCCACCGATCGAAGCGCCTGCCCCACCGGACCGGACCGTCACCCCCCACACCCGCAGACTCCTCGACCAGCTGACCGAATCACCCGCCCTGGTCCTGTCCGACACCATGGACGTCCTGGCCTGGAACCGGCTCGCCGCAGCCCTCCTCACCGACTTCGGCCAAGTCCCCGAAGAGGACCGCAACTACGTCTGGCTGCTGTTCAACGACCCCGTCCTGCGTGCCCTGTACGACGACTGGGAGACCGGCGCACACGCCTGCGTGGCCTACCTGCGCATGCACACCGCCCGCCGCCCGGACGACCCCCGCCTCCTGCGTCTCCTGGAACGGATGGCGCATCACGCCGACTTCCAGAACTGGTGGCAGACGCGTGAGGTCGCCGTTCAGGGCGCCGGCAACAAGGTCTTCCACCATCCGGTCGCCGGTACCCTCGTCCTCGACTGGGACACCCTGACCAGCTCGACTTCCCCCCGGCAGCATGTCGTCATCTGGACGGCGGAGTCAGGCAGCCCCTCGGAGAAGGGGCTTCGTCGTCTGGCGACAGCCGCAGCCGACAAGCAGCGGACAGGTCTCCCCACATGTCGTCCGTGA
- a CDS encoding alpha/beta hydrolase, with amino-acid sequence MMEAITFPNGQITMAGNLYLPDGFAPDTPHAAIVVVHPGGGVKEQAAGLYASKLAEQGFVALAFDASFQGDSGGEPHHLEDPYARVEDVRAAVDYIQSLDYVDPERIGALGVCAGGGYSVNAAMTDYRIKALTTVSAVNIGTSFRRGWYGTDSDAAAVPTLRALAEQRTAEATKGADPTYLPYVPPEPDENTPRDLVEAGDYYLTPRAQHPNAKNKFLFTKSVSRIFTFDAFHMVEDLLTQPILIVAGSEAGSLWMSTELHGRVRSPKQLQVVEGGTHMSFYDVPEYVDRAISQAAPFFREHLTGEPADKG; translated from the coding sequence ATGATGGAAGCCATCACCTTCCCCAACGGCCAGATCACCATGGCGGGCAACCTCTACCTGCCCGACGGCTTCGCCCCGGACACCCCTCACGCGGCCATCGTCGTCGTCCACCCCGGTGGCGGCGTGAAGGAACAGGCCGCCGGCCTGTACGCGAGCAAGCTCGCCGAGCAGGGCTTCGTGGCGCTCGCCTTCGACGCCTCCTTCCAGGGCGACAGCGGCGGCGAGCCCCACCACCTGGAGGACCCCTACGCTCGCGTCGAGGACGTCCGCGCCGCCGTCGACTACATCCAGTCCCTCGACTACGTCGACCCCGAGCGCATCGGCGCCCTGGGCGTCTGCGCCGGCGGCGGCTACAGCGTCAACGCCGCGATGACCGACTACCGGATCAAGGCCCTCACCACCGTCAGCGCCGTCAACATCGGCACCTCCTTCCGCCGCGGCTGGTACGGCACCGACTCCGACGCGGCCGCCGTGCCCACTCTCAGGGCTCTTGCCGAGCAGCGGACCGCCGAGGCCACGAAGGGCGCCGACCCGACTTACCTGCCCTACGTCCCGCCGGAGCCGGACGAGAACACCCCGCGCGACCTGGTCGAGGCCGGCGACTACTACCTCACCCCGCGCGCCCAGCACCCCAACGCCAAGAACAAGTTCCTCTTCACCAAGAGCGTCTCGCGGATCTTCACCTTCGACGCCTTCCACATGGTCGAGGACCTCCTCACCCAGCCGATCCTCATCGTGGCCGGCAGTGAGGCCGGGTCGCTGTGGATGTCCACCGAACTGCACGGCCGGGTCCGCAGCCCCAAGCAGCTCCAGGTCGTCGAGGGCGGTACGCACATGAGCTTCTACGACGTGCCCGAGTACGTCGATCGCGCCATCTCCCAGGCCGCCCCGTTCTTCCGGGAGCACCTGACGGGCGAGCCCGCCGACAAGGGCTGA
- a CDS encoding helix-turn-helix domain-containing protein codes for MTSSARPDELGAFLKARRADLSPQSIGLPESGARRRVPGLRREEVAALAAISADYYTRLEQGRMQASAPVLNTLARVLHLDDDQRTYMFQLAGRPSGKPARRSAQKAQPRLQRLLDDLATTPGIILGRRMDILAWNPLAAALVTDFSHIPEKHRNYIRLVFTDPKMRELYTDWKNVAHTCVAQLRMEAARDPDNPRLTTLVGELSVQDADFRRWWADHHVAVRGVGTKTLRHPVVGDLTLDWDTLASTTDTDQQLVVWSAEPGSPSHDALRILASWANATTSATTETSTDTDRSLPG; via the coding sequence ATGACCAGTAGTGCGCGCCCCGATGAACTGGGGGCCTTCTTGAAGGCACGCCGAGCCGACCTGAGCCCGCAATCGATCGGTCTCCCCGAGAGCGGAGCCCGCCGCCGTGTCCCGGGGCTACGCCGCGAGGAGGTCGCCGCCCTAGCCGCCATCAGCGCCGACTACTACACCCGCCTGGAACAGGGCCGCATGCAGGCATCGGCGCCGGTGCTGAACACACTGGCACGCGTCCTGCACCTGGACGACGACCAGCGCACCTACATGTTCCAGCTCGCCGGGCGCCCCTCGGGAAAGCCCGCACGCCGCTCCGCCCAGAAAGCACAACCCCGACTGCAGCGTCTGCTCGACGACCTGGCCACGACCCCGGGAATCATTCTCGGCCGACGCATGGACATTCTCGCGTGGAATCCACTCGCGGCAGCTCTCGTCACTGATTTCTCACACATTCCGGAGAAGCACCGGAACTATATACGCCTGGTTTTCACCGACCCGAAAATGCGGGAGCTGTATACCGACTGGAAGAACGTCGCCCACACCTGTGTGGCCCAGCTTCGCATGGAGGCGGCCCGCGACCCGGACAATCCGCGCCTCACCACACTCGTCGGCGAGCTGTCGGTCCAGGACGCCGATTTCCGCCGATGGTGGGCCGACCACCACGTAGCAGTACGAGGAGTCGGCACGAAGACACTCAGGCACCCGGTCGTCGGCGACCTGACCCTCGACTGGGACACCCTCGCCTCCACCACCGACACCGACCAGCAGCTCGTGGTCTGGTCCGCCGAACCCGGCTCCCCCTCCCACGACGCCCTACGCATCCTCGCCTCCTGGGCCAACGCCACGACCTCGGCCACCACCGAGACCAGCACCGACACCGACCGCTCGCTGCCCGGCTGA
- a CDS encoding alpha/beta hydrolase → MTDNIKHVAVKALAWDLAADIYLPPGFDESRTYPAIVSVHPIGSCKEQTAGNVYGTALADEGFVVIAFDASFQGASGGEPRSIEDPVFRAQDISYVIDYLVTLPYVDADRIGVIGVCGGGGYSINATMTDRRIKAVGSVTGVNFGRLMHESFSDYDPIGALDAVAEQRTAEARGEERRVTQYLPASPEAAKEQGLTELDLSEATAYYRTERGEKPSGRTEGLFSRQASAIGWDAFHRAEVLLTRPLCVVVGDKPGAFGAYRDGLEIYRRAASKDKELVVAEGFSHYDLYDQPEPVKIALDHLIPFYKKHLGR, encoded by the coding sequence ATGACCGACAACATCAAGCACGTCGCCGTCAAGGCGCTCGCCTGGGACCTTGCCGCTGACATCTACCTCCCGCCGGGCTTCGACGAGAGCCGGACCTACCCCGCCATCGTCAGCGTTCACCCCATCGGCTCGTGCAAGGAGCAGACTGCCGGCAACGTCTACGGAACGGCGCTGGCGGACGAAGGATTCGTCGTCATCGCCTTCGACGCCAGCTTCCAGGGCGCAAGCGGCGGTGAGCCGCGGTCGATCGAGGACCCGGTGTTCCGGGCCCAGGACATCAGCTACGTCATCGACTACCTGGTGACGCTGCCCTACGTCGACGCCGACCGCATCGGGGTCATCGGCGTGTGCGGTGGCGGCGGCTACTCCATCAACGCCACCATGACCGACCGCCGCATCAAGGCCGTCGGCAGCGTCACAGGCGTGAACTTCGGGCGCCTCATGCACGAGTCCTTCAGCGACTACGACCCCATCGGCGCCCTCGACGCCGTTGCCGAGCAGCGTACGGCCGAGGCACGGGGAGAAGAGCGGCGGGTCACCCAGTACCTGCCGGCGTCTCCCGAGGCCGCCAAGGAGCAGGGTCTGACCGAACTCGACCTGTCCGAGGCCACCGCGTACTACCGCACCGAGCGCGGCGAGAAGCCCAGCGGCCGTACCGAGGGACTGTTCTCCCGGCAGGCTTCCGCGATCGGCTGGGACGCCTTCCACCGCGCCGAGGTTCTCCTGACGCGGCCGCTGTGCGTAGTCGTCGGAGACAAGCCCGGTGCGTTCGGCGCGTACCGGGACGGCCTGGAGATCTACCGCCGCGCGGCGTCGAAGGACAAGGAACTGGTCGTGGCGGAAGGCTTCTCCCACTACGACCTGTACGACCAGCCCGAACCGGTCAAGATCGCCCTGGATCACCTGATCCCGTTCTACAAGAAGCACCTCGGCCGGTGA
- a CDS encoding aldo/keto reductase, translating to MKHITLGGLDVSRVGLGAMSMSAYYTGAGSDDAEAVRAIHRALDLGVTHIDTAEIYGPYTNEELVGRAVKDRRDQVVLATKFGGISYTGRPGLDSSPASVRTAVEGSLRRLGTDYIDLYYQHRVDPDTPIEETFGALAELVAEGKIRHIGLSEAGPATIRRAHLVHPVAALQTEYSLWTRDPEAELLPLLRELGIGFVPYSPLGHGFLTGKIRSTRDFAEDDWRRINPRFIGENFQRNLRIVDEVEAVAAEAGATPAQVALAWLLAQGDDIAPIPGTKRVSRVEENTAADRVELTGEQIDRLNNLTPAAGERHDEAGMAVIDS from the coding sequence ATGAAGCACATCACTCTCGGCGGACTCGACGTCTCGCGCGTCGGCCTCGGCGCCATGTCGATGTCTGCCTACTACACCGGTGCCGGCAGTGACGACGCCGAGGCCGTCCGCGCCATCCACCGCGCGCTGGACCTGGGTGTCACCCACATCGACACCGCGGAGATCTACGGCCCGTACACTAACGAGGAACTCGTCGGCCGAGCCGTGAAGGACCGCCGGGACCAGGTCGTGCTGGCGACGAAGTTCGGCGGCATCTCCTACACCGGCCGCCCGGGGCTGGACAGCAGCCCGGCCAGCGTCCGCACCGCTGTCGAAGGCTCGCTGCGCCGTCTGGGTACCGACTACATCGATCTGTACTACCAGCACCGGGTCGACCCGGACACCCCGATCGAGGAGACGTTCGGCGCCCTGGCCGAACTCGTCGCCGAGGGCAAGATCCGCCACATCGGCCTGTCCGAGGCCGGCCCGGCCACGATCCGCCGCGCCCACCTCGTGCATCCCGTCGCAGCCCTGCAGACGGAGTACTCCCTATGGACTCGCGACCCTGAGGCCGAGCTGCTGCCCCTGCTGCGTGAGCTGGGCATCGGCTTCGTCCCCTACTCGCCCCTTGGCCACGGCTTCCTCACCGGGAAGATCCGTTCCACCCGGGATTTCGCCGAGGACGACTGGCGCAGGATCAATCCGCGTTTCATCGGCGAGAACTTCCAGCGCAATCTGCGGATCGTCGACGAGGTCGAGGCCGTCGCGGCGGAGGCGGGCGCGACACCGGCACAGGTCGCTCTGGCCTGGCTCCTCGCCCAGGGTGATGACATCGCCCCCATCCCCGGCACCAAGCGGGTCTCGCGCGTCGAGGAGAACACCGCCGCCGACCGCGTCGAACTCACCGGCGAACAGATCGACCGGCTCAACAACCTGACCCCGGCCGCCGGGGAGCGTCACGACGAAGCCGGAATGGCCGTCATCGACTCCTGA
- a CDS encoding SDR family oxidoreductase, with the protein MPSIDRVLVVGATGRTGQHVVAAATARGLTAVALARSASRARKALPPGTEIVVGDLTAPDTLTAAVRDIDAVIFVHGSDDDARPESFERIDYGGVSNVLRALGERRPRIVLQTTIFVTRRDQSFNDGGHALDWKRRSERLVRLSGAPYTIVRPGWLDAGEGGAHLRIEQGDTGEDGVSREALGGLLVEALLDDAAIGKTFEVFSGPGWATKDFTALFAKAQPDLSGALDAVKDTANLPLDAEPARVREDLAHLRTH; encoded by the coding sequence ATGCCCTCTATCGATCGTGTCCTCGTCGTCGGGGCCACCGGCCGCACCGGGCAGCACGTGGTCGCCGCGGCGACCGCCCGCGGTCTGACCGCCGTGGCCCTCGCCCGCAGCGCATCCCGCGCCCGCAAGGCGCTGCCTCCTGGCACCGAGATCGTCGTCGGCGACCTCACGGCACCGGACACCCTCACAGCGGCGGTCCGGGACATCGACGCGGTGATCTTCGTGCACGGCTCGGACGACGACGCCCGCCCCGAGTCCTTCGAGCGGATCGACTACGGCGGCGTCTCGAACGTCCTGCGTGCGCTCGGGGAGCGCCGGCCCCGGATCGTCCTGCAGACGACGATCTTCGTCACCCGCCGCGACCAATCCTTCAACGACGGCGGTCACGCCCTGGACTGGAAGCGCCGCTCCGAGCGGCTCGTACGGCTCAGCGGCGCCCCGTACACGATCGTGCGCCCCGGCTGGCTGGATGCCGGCGAGGGCGGGGCGCACTTGCGGATCGAGCAGGGTGACACGGGCGAAGACGGAGTGAGCCGCGAGGCCCTCGGCGGCCTCCTGGTCGAGGCGCTGCTGGACGACGCAGCCATCGGCAAGACCTTCGAGGTCTTCTCCGGGCCCGGCTGGGCCACCAAGGACTTCACCGCCCTGTTCGCCAAGGCCCAGCCGGACCTCTCCGGTGCCCTCGACGCCGTCAAGGACACTGCCAACCTGCCCCTGGACGCCGAACCGGCCCGCGTCAGGGAAGACCTCGCGCACCTGCGCACCCACTGA